The genomic DNA CAGctacaaaataatttcaaagatCTTGGTCAACAGACTAAAGATGCATCTATCAGGCATTATATCAGAGAATCAAGCAGCCTTCATCCCAGGTCGAATGATTACAGATAACAACATCATAGCACACAAAATGTTTCATGCTCTAAAGGTCAGAAAGCGACAGTCCAAATCCTATATGGCCATCAAAACAGACATCACTAAAGCTTATTATAGATTATAATGGAGCTTTTTGAAGCAGGTTATGCAGCATATGGGTTTTGATTACAAATGTATTCAGTGGGTAATGCAATGTGTGACAACAGTTGGATATTCAATCTTGATAAATGGGACACCAAAGGGATCAATAACCCCAAGCAGAGGCATAAGACAAGGTGATCCATTATCACCTTATCTGTTCATACTATGTGCTGAGGTGCTATCACATATGATGAAGCAAGCTGCTTCCAACAGAAGACTTCAAGGCATGAAAGTGAGTGACCATGGTCCAGCAATCACTCACCTACTTTTCGTTGATGACTCTTTGTTTTTCACATTAGCAAACGACAAATCGTGTAAAGCTATAACTGAAGTGCTGAACACATATGAGAAGATATCAGGTCAAGCAGTTAATCTTAGAAAATCATCAATTACTTTTGGAAGTCGAGTTAGAGCACAGATAAAAACCCGCATGCGACATATACTAGGCATCCACAATGAAGGAGGTGGAGGCAAATATCTTGGTCTGCCAAAcgaagttaaacaaaaaaaggttgagATGTTCAAATACATTACTGATCGGGTCAGAGGTAAAACACAAGGATGGATTAAGAGATACCTATCATTAGGCGGCAAAGAGGTACTACTCAAGTCGATTGCTCTTGCATATCCAGTTTACTCAATGAACATTTTCAAGTTCCCAAAGGAAACATGCGAAGAAATAAACAGCATTATGGCTAAGTACTGGTGGAGTAATGAAGAAAACCGTAATGGAATGCACTGGTTTATTTGGAAGAGGATGGGACTAACTAAGAAAGATGGCGGCATGGGATTCAAAGATGTTGAACAATTCAACTTGGCATTACTAGGAAAGTAAGTCTGGAGGATTATGCAGCACCCACAATGTTTAATGGCGAAGATCCTAAAGAGTAGATATTTCTCAGATACTAATATCCTCAATGCGACTCCAAAACGGAAATCATCCTTTGTTTGGAAATCTCCGCTACAAGGTCGGGATCTCTTGAAACAAGGATTACGATTTGTGATAGGTAATGGTTCGGATATTAATGCGTGGCTAGACACAATGGTTACCATGTCACCCTCCTCGTACACCACAACCAAAGACTGCAAATCCACGACCAAGCCAAATAAAAGACTGGATTCTAGAGAATGGAAGATGATGGAATAAAGCTAAAATTCGAGACTTAGTGGTGGAGTCAGATGTTGATCTCATACTGAATATCAAGCTATGTCCCACAGTGTCTCATGACATCTTAGGATGGCACTATAATCTTGATGGACTCTACACAGTTAAATCAGGGTACTGGTTGACGACTCAACTAAATAGAGATACAGACATACACCCACCACCAAGAAATCCATTGATCAAAGCTAAGATTTGGAAAATTAATATTGCTCCGAAGATAAAACACTTTTTATGGAGACTTCTATCAGGTGCTTTGTCTGTAGGAGATACACTAAAGAGGAGACATATCAGTCGACATTCACAATGTAGACGTTGTTgtcaggaagaagaaacaatacaTCATCTCTTTTTCGATTGTTTCTACGCACAACAGGTTTGGCGAGCTTCAGGATTTTCACATCAATGTCTTTTTGATGATCGAGTTACGGTGGAAGAGAAGATAGATATTATACTATCTACTCTACTAAACAAAGAGCACCATCGTTTTACTCAAGTTGCCATTTGGATCCTATGGTGACTATGGAAGAGTAGAAACCATCTAGTGTTCCAACAAAAACACTTGACATGGTATTCGTCCCTGAAGATGGCGAGGAATGATGTTTCAGAATAGGAAACAGGGCAAGAATACATTTGGAGGTTACAGATGAACTACAGCCCTAGACATACAAGTACTCAAGATTTTTCTACAGAGAGATGGAGCAAACCCCTTGCTGACTGGATTAAGTGCAACTATGATGGCTCGTTTTCATCACATAACCACCAAACAAAAGCTGGATGGATATATCGAGATCATGAAGGTATATATATGGGAGCAGGACAATCACATAGATCAACAATGACATCGGCACTTGAAAGTGAACTACAAGCACTGCTCCTTGCAATGCAGAACGCCTGGTCAAGAGGATATCAACGAATCATTTTTGAAGGAGATAACCAGGATATAATAGCTCTTCTGGAAGGTACCTATTGATGTGTTAAAccgacaatataaataaaacgatTTTTAATGGGGATGAATCAGAACTGGTCTTTTTATTAACATAGAATTGAAGTAAGGGTTTACAGGAAATGACAATTAGGGAGCTAAGCATagttaatacgaaaataatgctcctctctctctctaattgtcCAAAAAGTGGATCCCCTCATGTGACAATGACAtcaggtatttatagtgggccaTTGACCTAGAATTTTTTCTGTCTCTCCCgcaaatgacgattttgccccttCAGCCTAACGGGCCAAATCCAAGACTTCAGTCCTAAAACTTCCTAAGATCTTCTGTTTGGACTTCTGTAAATGttgggggcaaagcccatatccaacagtaCCAAACTCAACTTTGGAGTGTACAACTGGCTTCGAGACATAATACACTGGAAAGAAAAATTGAGAGAGGTTTTATTCAAGTGGACATCAAGGAAATCAAATCAACCTGCAGATTTGTTGGCGAAAACACCTATTCCACATAATACTACTTATCATATCCATTTCTATGTTCCAAGCTTCATTGTATCAGCCTTACATTATAACCTCTTACAAGCAAATTAAATCAAAGcagatatttaaaagaaaaaaaaataataaataaagaaataaagagaaaagtaaAGACTCTAGTTCAGTCAGAGGCTTCGGAAAAGGTTAAAAAAGACTTGTGGTGGTTTATATATAAAGGCGTTAAAGTAGTAACCCTAGAAATCTCTCTCGCCTGTTGTTGCCGTTGCTGCTATCTTTCGCCGTCGTCTCTTGAGATTCTTGCGAAGATGGTTAGTTctcctctatctctctctctcgcactTGATTCTCTCCATGTTCTACATGTCCCGATTAGATTTTCGAGTCTcgctagagtttttttttaatgtttctctCCGTTTTTGTGTAAATTCTcgtttgatctcttcttctataACGTAAGGTTGAGTCTAGGATTATGAATACGGAATTAGCTGATAATAAGTTTGGTTAGGTTTTGTCATATcgattgattttgtttgctgGGAATAACTTTGATGTGAAAACAGGTTCTCCAAAACGATATCGATCTGCTTAACCCACCAGCTGAGCTTGAGAAGAGGAAGCACAAGCTCAAGCGTCTTGTCCAGTCTCCAAACTCCTTCTTCATGGTAACGATAGTTTTAAACTTCTTCGTAGAACCAAATCTCTATAATTAGAATTGTGAGTTTGGAGttttgtgaatttgattttttttttgtttctgataatCCCTTTTTATTGCctgattgttgtttttgtttttcaaccaTTTGTAAATGTCTCCTCTTTTTGAGATTTAAAACCGAACCTCGCTGTTTAGAATAATTGAAGTCAAAGTCTTTTAGGTttagctgttgttgttgttaaacaTTTGGCAATGTGCTTATGTAATTCGAACCCTTTTGCTGCTTTAAACtccctctcttttgttttgtctatttCAATTATGATCTGATTCTCACTTACACCTGCCTGGAGTTTCTTTACCCTCAATGGTCTCTGATTGTTGTTTCTTTACCCTCAAATGGTCTCtgattgttgtttcttttgttgtttacttttaaTGTAGGATGTGAAGTGCCAAGGCTGCTTCAACATGTAAGTCCTGGAAACAGTTTTTGcttttcattcttttccttTGACATTACATAGTTTAAGGAGCACACAAAACTTATtgggtctgtttttttttggtatcgcAGTACTACAGTCTTCAGTCACTCGCAGACTGTTGTGGTGTGCGGAAACTGCCAGACAATTCTGTGCCAGCCTACAGGAGGAAAGGCGAAGCTCACTGAAGGATGCTCTTTCAGGAAAAAGGGAGATTGATTGAAACAATCCTCAAATCAAATCAAGCcttgttactttttctttcgTTGTTGTTATGAATGCTTGTTGGTGTTTGGGATTTATCTAGTTTACTACTACTATTGATGTCtggattttataaaaagttttggATTTTAAGTTAATTGTTTGAAGAATTAAAACCTTTACTATTGCATTCTTGAGAACCTACGGGCTCCCAACGCAGAGGCTGATACAAGTAAACTAATGTGAACAGAAGAGACGTCTTTGATAGTTTGGAGTTCAAACTTTGAACATTGAAGTTACATAGTTTACCTTGCTTGTTGGTATACGGTACACACGATCTTAGCGTCTCAAGACTTGGGGAAAAGTTATAAAAGATATAATCAGgagaaatttacaaaaatgttGTGAGGcatgtttccaaaaaaaaagatagatgtTGACAGTtggatttgaacccacgccctttcGGACCAGAACCTTaatctggcgccttagaccaaCTCGGCCATATCAACGTTTTGTTATAAAGAATCAACTTTTATTTACTTGACCAAGACACACCTGGACCATTTCTTTTTAAGCCCCCACCCCCAACTAGAAAGAGAGCTATAGCTCTTCCTTTCCATCGACCGCCACAGTCACAGTCACAgatctaaaccctaactctcTGGTCGATACCATGCCTTCCGTGACCACTGGTAAGCTCTCTTATGGGATCTAATCAAATTTGTACTTCTCTCAGTCACAGAGTGGTTAAATACATCTGTTTCCCCGTTTTCTGACTAAACCCTGTTTGCCAGAGACTAAGATAGGGGTCTTCTGGGACGTAGAGGATTGCAAACTCCCTGATGGTCTCCAGCCTCATACGGTATCTAGGAATATCAAATCAGCTCTACAGAGACAGGGTTATGGTGTTAACAATGTGTCAATCAGAGCTTATGGTGAGAAGCAGAACAAGTCCAAGGATGAGTTTCTCCACGATGATATCATGTTCTTACCCGCTGGAGATGCAAGTGCGAGATGTAAAAGGATGGTGGCTGATATTGATTCATGGGCTTTGAACAATCCTGACTCTAATTTGATGCTGATCTGTCGATGCAACATGGATTTCGCCACTTATCTCAAAGATTTGAAAGCTAGAGACTTTCACATTCTAGGAGCAAAGCCAGAGAACGCACCGCCAAATTGCAGCGACTGCAGAATCACTTTGGACGAGCTTTTCACTCAAGCATGAATTTGGGAAAGCCTATCATCAGATGGAGGAGGAGACCCTATCGCCAGAGCTTAGTCATTTTGGAAACTAACTAactagacttttttttttttacctatgccTTTTGTTTAAGTTGTTAGTTATTGGAAATGTTTAATCTCGTTTGTGTATTCTCTCCCCTAGGTAAGAAAACCATTAAGTTTGAAGTCAACATATATAGGTTGAACAGAGTCTATGCTTGACCAAAGAGATTTGTGTTTGTGTCTCAGTTTGAACAGAGTCTATGGCTATGCTTTCTAAGTTTCTATGCATAAAGAGCCACCTTTCATTCTTGTTGCTATATCTGCATCTCCCAAGTTCTGAATCCATTGTGCTTACTACTACTACCAATCAAATCATACCTTCTTGAATCTGTTTCATACGGTTTTTGAGTTTATAACAATACATAAATACGATTAGTTTACAAGGTTTAGAGATGTTGTTGTACTTGTAACTGtaacttgtaacttgtaacttgtaacatTAAGACCATATAACCAAAAACACTTACATATACGTATCCAAACACAAAAGAGCCCATTAACTTTGTTGTTATAGAATGCAAATTTAATGTGACCACATATTAAAAGCCCAAACAGAGCCCATTACTCTACAACCTTTTAAGTTTAACAATCGTAACTCAAGTTTGATGGTAATCTCACGAGACAACACGGAGTTCGCCTCTTCTCTCAGTGTTTACGAACAGACCGGTTTCAACATTCTCGTAGCGCAGCCAGAAAAGGGCATCAAAAGATGTCCCGACTGTAGAAAGCCTCTGGAAGAGATTATCACTGACGAATGGCTTTGGGAAAGCCTATCTGCTGGAGGTGATCCTATCACCATAGCCCAAGAGAAGCTGACCTCTTTAATTACTAACTAGTGTTGTCTTAACTAGTAAGTAAGTAGTAGGTTCTGAGTTATTGGAAATCGTTTGTGAATTCTCTCCATTACATTACCACATCATCTGTTTAAACCACCTATGTATGATCCTTAAAGtaaatcagcttcttcttcttctttttttaaatctcttaaTATACAAATTCAGATTACATCAAATCTGATTAATCTCAAGATTCAGACGTTGTACACTAAGAAAGccaccaaaacacaaacaaacatatatatatacccgaGCTTATAAGCTGCTTCCACTTATCATCTTGTTCCTTTTAAGCTTTGAGCATCCGTAGATAATCATCAATAATCGACATGGCAGATGATCGATAGCCCGAGCCAAACAGATTATAATGATTCAAGTAATGATACAGCAAATACAGATTCCTCCTTTTCTCAAATCCCGGTTGTTTTGGTATTACCTTGAGAGAGtcaaagaaacaataacaaaagttgtgttaattttaaacaaacaaagctGCTGGACTTGGTTGATACAATACAGACACTGAGAGATAATGAAGAGTGTGCTGAACCACCTTGAAATAGGCATTGTAGAAAGATTCTCCGAATCCTGCGCACCACGACATTCCAAATTCTGCCTCGTTATGCCCATCTGTGGAGGAATGAGATCAAAACGGTGCTTGAAGATGGTATGTATATCAGTCTAAGAATTTAAGAATGAAAGCTTTATACAGTAACAGGCAGGATCAAGAATGACAGGTTCGCTGTTCTTGTCGTATGCGATATTCCCGCTCCAGAGATCACCATGTAACAAGCACGGTTCTATGACAACATTCTCAAAGAGAGATCCCATGTTCTGTATCAGTGTATGACCTgctcacatatttttttttctaaatgttaCTATAACAATATCTCCTCGCAAAGTTAATAAccacagagaagagagaaagaaaccttTCTGATAAATTGCAGAGTCACCATACTGATCCCTAGCTAACGTTAGCTGGTAACCCAGTCTCTTCTCACCATAAAACTCAATCCAATCCGATGACCAAGTATTGATCTGAGGGGTACTACATTAGGGACATTGCATCGTTAAGTTTATAAGAGGAGACATAAACTCACTCAAAGGGAATAAGATTTGATAAAAGTAGGACTCATTCCACCTGCCAATAGTGTTGTCAACCTCAAACCCAAAGCCTTTAGAAGATTTGCCGGCTTTATGCATCTCAGCGAGCTTCTTTCCTAATTCAGCCTGATGACTAACAACCATGAAACCCATGAAACTGAAGTTCTTAACATTAGCTCATAGTTTATTAGATTCATCAGTATCACCTGGTAGCCTCTTGATCcaccaaaattaataaattccaTGATGATATAAGATCCACCAGTTGGCAATGCCCCAACCTGTTTAACACTTGTTAAACAAGAATCTATAATCAGAGATATCAGATAAAGATATGTATATCTACTACAAAGTAAAAGAAAGTATAAAACTTGCTTTGTGTGGCTTGGGGACACGGATTGTACTGGTTTCATACATAGCCTCAAGACCAAGAGCCTCTCACTCAAACATGGCAGGTCCAATACTCCTAAAACcagtgtttacaaacaaaacgaTTGTGAATATCAGAAAAGGTCAAAAGTGATATGCTTAGAAAAATACAATCTTTTTTCACCTGTTGGTTTTAACGAAGAAAGAACCAACATCAGTCTGGTAATGGCTAGCGAGATTAATACATCCACCACCAACAGAACCAATCTTTGTGATCTGAGTAGCTTTCCCTTCAGTAAGTATCCATTGACGAATTGGATCCTCACTCATTGCAGCCACTAAACAAAACCAATGAAACAGGCgaaatttcacattttgatATTAATTCCTTAGTCAGTGAAATTCAAATAGTAAGAACAACCGATAATCCCAAAACCCATCAAACACAGAGAATGAGAATTTGAGTTGGTTAAATAGAAAACGGTAACgaaattttctattttgagAACAGAGAAGATATAAACttactagcaaaatttattctGGGTCGAGAGAAGttgcaaagaagaagatttggtcGAGCAGAGAAGCAAATACTAAGAGACGCCAccgccattttcttcttcttcttctccggctttggtattgttatttatttatcttcatGTGGCCGTTAAACGAAGCTTGTTCCACGATTTTGTTTGGACACAAAGACTATCTTTCATCCTTATCTTGAATAACTTATGCTATTAAAAGGGCTTCGAAAGGCCTGGCCCATTAACTTAACGAAACGTTGCGTTTTATCCTTCCTCGATAGGTGTGCCACGTGTGTGTCGCACGCGTGTAGGGGTATAATCAAATGTATGAGGCTTGTGGTGTACACGGTACGTTTAACACGATCGAACGGTCAGAAATTAAACGATCACGAGATTAGATCGATGATTAAAACGGTccgttttgttttatttataaagagaaacaaaaaaacataataataataagagatgACCAAACACGTTTTTAATCGCAAGTTTCTTTCTATCTCCGATGACGCAAAacgaggaagaaaaaaagacattataagtaagagaagagaagagcttCACCATGTTCCAAAAACTAAAAGCACTAAATTTCGGATCCCCTTTCCTTTAAAGTTCGAtatcttctttctctgttttgttgtgtCTTTGAACGCTCAATTTttataactctctctctctctctctctctctctccgggGTCGTCTTCCTAGGGAGATCATATAGGTAACAAAATGAAATCCCAATTTCTGTTATATTTTTTCGCATGCCTTATATAGATTTGACCTTCTCTTCATTTCGTAAACTTGCTAATTGCATTTCTTTGGGTTTAATCTTTGTGGTTTCTGATGAAGTTTTTTTCGTGGCTTtgcaaaaattttaattaaaagggTGAAGTTTTGTTATTGTAGTAGGATCATATACTAGTCTCTCTGTTATGGACTCtgtttcttgaatttgtttcataGTTTAGTTTGAGCAGCTCATGTAAAAGTGTATTGAATCTTGGCTTTTGTGTTGTTTGGCAGAGAAAGCATGACTACATTAGATTTGTCCAGAGCCGAGCTTGCTCTTATAGTCCTCTATTTGAACAAAGCTGAAGCTAGAGATAAGATATGCAGAGCTATACAGTATGGTTCCAAATTCTTGAGTGGTGGGCAACCTGGTACTGCTCAAACTGTTGACAAAAACACCAGCTTGGCTAGAAAAGTTTTCCGTCTTTTCAAGGTCAGTCCCCTATCGTTTTAGATTTGGAATTGGCTTCATTGTTTCTACCTTCTTGTGTTTGATTTCTGATTAGAAACATGGTTTCAAAATGTGCAGTTTGTCAATGATTTTCACGGTCTTATCAGTCCTGTGCCTAAAGGAACTCCGCTTCCTCTTGTCTTACTTGGGAAGGTGCTAAagatatgttgtatttttttacaacattttgTTCATGTCTTGATTTTTGATTCagtcttttaactttttttttttgtttgttggttgacAATTTCAGTCCAAGAACGCTCTGGTGTCGACCTTCTTGTTTCTTGATCAAATCGTCTGGCTTGGTAGATCAGGCATATATAAGGTTAGATAAGCCATATTGGTAAGTTTTTGATGTTTGATTTAACTCTTGAATGTGTGACTAAAGATTATCGTTCAATGGTTAGAACAAAGAACGAGTCGAATTGCTTGGACGTATATCACTTTTCTGCTGGCTTGGATCATCAGTTTGTACAACTGCAGTCGAGGTTTTTGTTAATCTCCTCTTTCTTGACATTTTGATTTTCCCACGTATAAACATAAATTCGATCTTGATCTTCTCATGTGTGTACCAGATCGGTGAGCTTGGAAGGCTCTCTTCATCtatgaagaagatggaaaagGAACTCAAAGATGATGAAAAGCATCATGTAGGAACCCTCCTCTGTAaactctttcatctttcttcttctattatttataaaaactcaTTCCCTTTATAAAACAAACGCAGGATGAGCTGTATCGTGCTAAGCTTCAGAAATCAAAAGACAGAACTCTAGCATTGATCAAATCAAGCATGGACTTTGTTGTAGCCATTGGTTTGCTTCAGTTAGCTCCGAAGACGATTACTCCTCGTGTCACTGGCGCTTTAGGGTTTACCACCTCGCTTATCTCTTGTTATCAGGTAAGCTTTTTCTTCCTTTCCGTAAACCCACTTCCAAGTTCACATCTTTCTAGACCGATATCTATAaaactttctttctttggttaaCCACACAGTTGCTTCCTTCGCGTCCCAAGTTCAAGGCAccttgaaggaagaagaagcttcttctCTAGGCCGTCAGAATAattgtttcatatttatttgtaaacctGCTGTGTTCTGGTAATCTCAGGCTGTTGTTCCTTTGAATGAATTTGCTTTGCAAGAATAATGATAACTCTTAAAATAAGATTGAATATGATACTTCTTTAAGATTCTAGAATAGAgaaatttgtgtttctttctgATGTTGAACAAGACTCTGTTCTCTACATAGTAGAACTAGATGCATTCTATATGTTCAATGGGGGGGNNNNNNNNNNNNNNNNNNNNNNNNNNNNNNNNNNNNNNNNNNNNNNNNNNNNNNNNNNNNNNNNNNNNNNNNNNNNNNNNNNNNNNNNNNNNNNNNNNNNNNNNNNNNNNNNNNNNNNNNNNNNNNNNNNNNNNNNNNNNNNNNNNNNNNNNNNNNNNNNNNNNNNNNNNNNNNNNNNNNNNNNNNNNNNNNNNNNNNNNNNNNNNNNNNNNNNNNNNNNNNNNNNNNNNNNNNNNNNNNNNNNNNNNNNNNNNNNNNNNNNNNNNNNNNNNNNNNNNNNNNNNNNNNNNNNNNNNNNNNNNNNNNNNNNNNNNNNNNNNNNNNNNNNNNNNNNNNNNGGGGGGGGGGAATGTATTTACAATCACGACCACCTTGTAACTACAGACAAAACTAGAGACAACCCAACCATGTGTACACAAGTTCCAGATCTGAGACTGAGAATACACTCCCAGATCAAGGAAAAGCCAGTATAGTGAACGTTTCACTGAAAAAGATTTCTCTCACCCTTTACAACAATCTCACTCTATATCTACAAAACTATTCTGATCCAATGACTTCTTTTACATATTCTTTAGGTAGTACAAAAACAGAGTCTATGCATAGACCACCTTTAGTGTGAGTACAATCGATTTGAGTCATGGAGAATTTGATGCCTGTTGATATATCCGGGTTTGTCACTTTAAAATCTCCGACGTGATAGTGACTCCAGTTCCCAGGGTTGTTGTTCAGATAACACTGTGAAACAGCTTGTTGGTTGTCTGAAGTGGCGAGCTGAAACCTAACAGGTTTGATGTCCCAACCATGAATGTGTTCTGAGTTGCAGATTCTCCTTCCAAGCCTCTTTGATGTTTTACCGAGCTGGATACGGAAGAAGAGACTGTATGTTCCAGACGGAAACTGGATCTCAAACTCTCCTCCTACTTCAAACCACCATATCTGTTGAACATATGCAACTGACTGAAACCtgcatatatacacatatcgGAAGAGATTATTACTCACTGATCACAAGTAATTCAAGACAACAATACAAGGGTCaattcaagaaaagaagatgGTCAAACTGATGAAAGTACATCTTTGATCGTAAAGTTTGAAATAACCTGGATTCATCTGTTGGGAGATGACTCCAGTATCTCCGATCATCAATTCCAGTAATCCTTAGTGACTTTGAAGAAATAGATAAACAAAGACGACCCGTGTTCTTATCTATCCACAATTCCTgctcaaacattaaaaaaaaaaaaaaactgaaagttagaaactttgtttttctcaaacatgtaaagagagagattgagagttgTTGTTGCAACGGGGACGAAATTTCGAACCTTTGTGCCACTGTCGAAGAGATTAGGCCGGCTAAGCTTGGCATAAAGATCTTTCTTTAGTAACTTCCTCAGAgtaatttcatcaaacaccttctgtgCAATAACTCGATAATTCGAAGGCAGCTTTAGTTCCCATATGAAATCAGCTGAAGAAGCGCGACGGAACACCCTGCTGAGACGAGCAAGCCTGCAAATCTCCGGTGGATCAAGCCGCGTCATAATCAACGCAACACAGTTCTCCGGTATATCCACCAATCTGGGTTTTCTCGAGTAAACGTCATCGTTCCGATCAAACTCCGGGAACCCACCTGAGATATTCGCGCCCATAATCACGCCCCAAAACAAACGAAGAAACAAACCCTTAAATTTGCATGGCCGCGGAGAATCGAGAGAACTTAGTTCATATGACAGGACTTTTAAACCAATCGATCGAcgaaaactcaaaaataaaaacacacaaaaaaaggaagcttttttttatttttgtttgggttttgttATTAACTGCTTTTTATACGATTATGAACATATACGAAGGAGGATACAAAATACGAAAGGaaacttttattatatagaagaagattaattttaattttcacagTATGTATGGTTTTGTGGAAATAACATTCAAAGGTCAATTCTCCTGAGcctaaacaatttatatatagtgtACTATACGTATCTACTTCATCTGAAGATGTATGTATGTATCTACATGATCCGGTTTAGGTCGATCGGGTCGGGTCAGATTCAGATAAAGTGATTGTAAGTTGGCCACTTGGCCTAATACTTTTGGTTAAAAGTGCATTACACCGCGTTATAGTCAATTAACGTGGGGTTTGGGGATTTTTAACCGAAACACCTGGCCAAGTCTTTTTTTGTCTAAGGTGTGGATTtagttttttacatttttttagatgGCTGGCTATATAAACCTATTATTAAATAGTAAACTTTATACAGTGTTCAattgaatattataatttggTGAATCTTATTCATACATTGTTTGTCGACGACTCGAGCCCACTTTatccatttttgtttgttgtttatttgaTAAAGAAGAAAGTATATATACTGGCTGCGATTGATCGTGAGCATCTTGTAACGGTGGAACTCGAGTGATTATAATTGAATTTATAGATATAGGTAGTGACTTAGTGGATTACAAATGTTGTCCTGAGAAATAAATTTCACTTTCCAAAATGAATTATTGTAATTAGCTAAGTAATTGTTTAAACTATACTCTAATATAATATTGAAGAACGTTCTACTTTTCGTCCGTCGgtaattaaagaaaactaaaattattagaTATCACATGCAGTGCAACATGGCTAAGCCAAACAATCCCAATACTAGAA from Camelina sativa cultivar DH55 chromosome 7, Cs, whole genome shotgun sequence includes the following:
- the LOC104699803 gene encoding F-box protein PP2-A13 isoform X1, which codes for MGANISGGFPEFDRNDDVYSRKPRLVDIPENCVALIMTRLDPPEICRLARLSRVFRRASSADFIWELKLPSNYRVIAQKVFDEITLRKLLKKDLYAKLSRPNLFDSGTKELWIDKNTGRLCLSISSKSLRITGIDDRRYWSHLPTDESRLFQTLRSKMFQSVAYVQQIWWFEVGGEFEIQFPSGTYSLFFRIQLGKTSKRLGRRICNSEHIHGWDIKPVRFQLATSDNQQAVSQCYLNNNPGNWSHYHVGDFKVTNPDISTGIKFSMTQIDCTHTKGGLCIDSVFVLPKEYVKEVIGSE
- the LOC104699803 gene encoding F-box protein PP2-A13 isoform X2; amino-acid sequence: MGANISGGFPEFDRNDDVYSRKPRLVDIPENCVALIMTRLDPPEICRLARLSRVFRRASSADFIWELKLPSNYRVIAQKVFDEITLRKLLKKDLYAKLSRPNLFDSGTKELWIDKNTGRLCLSISSKSLRITGIDDRRYWSHLPTDESRFQSVAYVQQIWWFEVGGEFEIQFPSGTYSLFFRIQLGKTSKRLGRRICNSEHIHGWDIKPVRFQLATSDNQQAVSQCYLNNNPGNWSHYHVGDFKVTNPDISTGIKFSMTQIDCTHTKGGLCIDSVFVLPKEYVKEVIGSE
- the LOC104699802 gene encoding peroxisomal membrane protein 11E; this translates as MTTLDLSRAELALIVLYLNKAEARDKICRAIQYGSKFLSGGQPGTAQTVDKNTSLARKVFRLFKFVNDFHGLISPVPKGTPLPLVLLGKSKNALVSTFLFLDQIVWLGRSGIYKNKERVELLGRISLFCWLGSSVCTTAVEIGELGRLSSSMKKMEKELKDDEKHHDELYRAKLQKSKDRTLALIKSSMDFVVAIGLLQLAPKTITPRVTGALGFTTSLISCYQLLPSRPKFKAP
- the LOC104699800 gene encoding uncharacterized protein LOC104699800, translating into MPSVTTETKIGVFWDVEDCKLPDGLQPHTVSRNIKSALQRQGYGVNNVSIRAYGEKQNKSKDEFLHDDIMFLPAGDASARCKRMVADIDSWALNNPDSNLMLICRCNMDFATYLKDLKARDFHILGAKPENAPPNCSDCRITLDELFTQA
- the LOC104699799 gene encoding 40S ribosomal protein S27-2-like, with the translated sequence MVLQNDIDLLNPPAELEKRKHKLKRLVQSPNSFFMDVKCQGCFNITTVFSHSQTVVVCGNCQTILCQPTGGKAKLTEGCSFRKKGD
- the LOC104699801 gene encoding LOW QUALITY PROTEIN: protein-ribulosamine 3-kinase, chloroplastic (The sequence of the model RefSeq protein was modified relative to this genomic sequence to represent the inferred CDS: substituted 1 base at 1 genomic stop codon), encoding MAVASLSICFSARPNLLLCNFSRPRINFAMAAMSEDPIRQWILTEGKATQITKIGSVGGGCINLASHYQTDVGSFFVKTNRSIGPAMFEXEALGLEAMYETSTIRVPKPHKVGALPTGGSYIIMEFINFGGSRGYQAELGKKLAEMHKAGKSSKGFGFEVDNTIGSTPQINTWSSDWIEFYGEKRLGYQLTLARDQYGDSAIYQKGHTLIQNMGSLFENVVIEPCLLHGDLWSGNIAYDKNSEPVILDPACYYGHNEAEFGMSWCAGFGESFYNAYFKVIPKQPGFEKRRNLYLLYHYLNHYNLFGSGYRSSAMSIIDDYLRMLKA